From Acinetobacter suaedae, one genomic window encodes:
- a CDS encoding glycoside hydrolase family 25 protein: MAKKAAKHPHAQHYPTYVSIGLAVILGVLSYFGLFYQQKASAQDYAIRGFDVSHHQGEINWKKISPLQYQFVYVKATEGGDFKDRKFQDNWLKAREQGLHVGAYHFYRLCRDGKVQAENFIATVPNKVDALPPVIDLEYDSNCINTYTKEQLLKEIQIMHDQLHQHYGKQPIFYISKNFYHIVLMGSFNDTPLWVRDYEAKPELKDGRKWLFWQHSQTGKIDGIPKAVDLNVYAESPQQWRVFLEKQGILDGK, from the coding sequence ATGGCAAAGAAAGCTGCGAAACATCCACATGCTCAACATTATCCAACTTATGTCAGTATCGGTTTGGCTGTCATATTGGGGGTACTGAGCTATTTCGGTTTGTTTTACCAGCAAAAAGCTTCAGCGCAAGACTATGCTATTCGTGGTTTTGATGTATCACATCATCAAGGTGAAATTAACTGGAAAAAGATCTCTCCGCTGCAATATCAATTTGTATATGTAAAAGCAACTGAAGGCGGTGATTTTAAAGATCGAAAATTTCAGGACAACTGGCTTAAAGCACGAGAGCAAGGTCTTCATGTTGGTGCATATCATTTCTATCGTTTATGCCGTGATGGCAAGGTACAAGCAGAAAATTTTATTGCGACTGTCCCGAACAAAGTGGATGCTCTCCCCCCCGTCATTGATTTGGAATATGACAGCAACTGTATTAATACCTATACCAAAGAGCAGCTACTCAAAGAAATTCAGATCATGCATGATCAGTTGCATCAACATTATGGCAAACAGCCAATTTTCTATATTTCGAAGAACTTTTATCATATCGTATTGATGGGAAGCTTTAATGACACACCATTGTGGGTACGTGATTACGAGGCTAAGCCCGAATTAAAAGACGGCCGAAAATGGTTATTTTGGCAACATAGCCAAACAGGAAAAATTGACGGAATTCCTAAAGCTGTCGACTTAAATGTTTACGCAGAGTCACCACAGCAGTGGCGTGTTTTTCTAGAAAAACAAGGCATCCTCGATGGTAAATGA
- a CDS encoding lytic transglycosylase domain-containing protein: MVVFNTTTLFTLKNYFLIPFKLIMLLSIVSLTACSSLNAPKLSKGIQQAYSVSPTTADRLSPIILQSAKQHNVPPLLVAAVIRQESSYRSNARSPTGALGLMQIIPSHWRQDCPGDLYNEYININCGTHVLATYYKSAGSWHKALGYYYVGPTGYQRSFSNRYKARKYARSVERHKKELKSTL, from the coding sequence TTGGTTGTTTTTAACACGACGACTCTTTTTACACTCAAAAATTACTTTTTGATTCCATTCAAATTGATAATGCTTTTATCCATTGTGAGTTTAACCGCATGTAGTAGTTTAAATGCCCCAAAACTATCCAAAGGTATTCAGCAAGCCTATTCTGTTTCTCCAACCACAGCTGACCGCCTTTCCCCCATTATTCTACAAAGTGCTAAACAGCACAATGTTCCGCCCCTCTTAGTGGCAGCGGTGATTCGTCAAGAATCCAGTTATCGCTCAAATGCGCGCTCACCAACGGGGGCACTTGGACTGATGCAAATTATCCCAAGTCATTGGAGACAAGATTGCCCAGGTGATTTATACAATGAATATATCAATATCAATTGTGGTACACATGTCCTTGCAACCTATTACAAATCCGCAGGCAGTTGGCACAAAGCATTGGGTTATTACTATGTAGGTCCGACAGGCTATCAACGCAGTTTTAGCAATCGATACAAAGCCAGAAAATATGCCCGCTCTGTTGAGCGACATAAAAAAGAGCTCAAAAGTACACTGTAA
- the dinB gene encoding DNA polymerase IV produces the protein MRKIIHIDMDAFFASVELLDRPDLKDLPVVISSHHPRAVIAAASYPARVFGLRSAMSMGQAKKLCPQVIVIEPNFEKYRKVSAQIHQIFQQYTSIIEPLSLDEAYLDVTENLKNIPSATEVATQIRADIFAATGLTASAGVAPNKFLAKIASDWNKPNGLFVIKPHQIQHFIQDLALKKIPGVGKVTYEKLNQLNLHTLGDLQKIEENVLIHHFGKYGKQLYLYAQGIDHRPVKAERERQQISKEITFDDDYTLAECNHAWQPLAEQVWRSLERKQLTARGVNVKLKLKNFQTLQHSKSFKLPLRSQQDLEQVVLQLLNEMHIDPSFQFRLVGVGVYQLQALQQESQLSLW, from the coding sequence ATACGTAAAATCATTCACATCGACATGGATGCCTTTTTTGCTTCAGTCGAACTTCTAGATCGACCAGATCTTAAAGATCTGCCTGTGGTGATTTCTTCTCATCACCCTCGTGCAGTGATTGCCGCAGCGTCCTACCCCGCCCGTGTGTTTGGCTTACGCTCTGCCATGTCGATGGGGCAAGCCAAAAAACTATGCCCACAAGTGATTGTGATTGAACCTAACTTTGAAAAATACCGAAAAGTTTCAGCACAAATTCATCAAATTTTTCAGCAATATACGTCCATCATTGAACCCTTGTCGTTAGATGAAGCCTATCTGGATGTGACAGAGAATCTAAAGAATATACCGAGTGCAACTGAAGTTGCGACACAAATTCGTGCAGATATTTTTGCAGCAACAGGGCTAACAGCTTCTGCAGGAGTGGCACCGAATAAATTTTTGGCCAAGATTGCCTCCGATTGGAATAAACCAAATGGTTTATTTGTAATTAAACCTCATCAAATCCAACATTTCATACAAGACTTGGCACTAAAGAAAATCCCTGGTGTTGGCAAAGTCACCTATGAAAAATTAAATCAATTAAACTTGCACACCTTAGGCGACCTACAAAAAATAGAAGAAAATGTACTCATTCATCATTTTGGTAAATACGGCAAACAACTGTACTTATATGCTCAAGGTATTGATCATCGTCCTGTCAAAGCAGAGCGTGAGCGGCAACAAATCTCGAAAGAAATTACCTTTGATGATGACTATACACTCGCTGAATGCAATCATGCTTGGCAACCTCTAGCTGAACAAGTTTGGCGTAGTTTAGAAAGAAAACAACTGACAGCTCGTGGCGTTAACGTCAAACTGAAACTCAAAAACTTCCAAACCCTACAGCATAGTAAAAGTTTTAAACTCCCACTTCGCTCGCAACAAGATTTAGAGCAAGTGGTTTTACAACTGCTCAATGAAATGCACATTGATCCAAGCTTTCAATTTCGCCTCGTCGGCGTTGGTGTTTATCAACTGCAAGCTCTACAGCAAGAATCACAACTTTCCCTATGGTAA
- a CDS encoding YgiQ family radical SAM protein: protein MSTAYTKQTAPKALFDYDKYWASCFEPAPFLPMSREEMDLLGWDACDFILVCGDAYIDHPSFVSGVIGRVLEAQGFRVGIIAQPDWTNVESFRVLGKPTIAWGVTAGNMDSMINRYTADRKIRSDDAYSPNNEPNKRPDRAATVYCQRCREAFPDVPVLLGGIEGSLRRIAHYDYWSDKVRRSILMDSKADLLMYGNGERAIIDVMHRLAKGEKIHEITDVRGTAFIINKHNKASKAQFVEIASNDVDSIGRVDPIINPYVMTEDIDGCEVEKEKGNSLAQYQNFQKEIVTNPIVREGDQLDPDTQIVQLKPAPSKAIKHKLPPRELAVIRLPSFEEVANDQVLYAHANRILHLETNPGNARALVQRHGERDVWINPPPIPLTTEEMDYVFDLPYARLPHPAYGNARFPAFDMIKFSVNIMRGCFGGCTFCSITEHEGRIIQNRSEDSILREIEKIRDTAPNFTGIISDLGGPTANMYRLHCNDPEIEKNCRKPSCVYPGVCQNLHTDHAPLVQLYRKAREIKGVKKILIGSGLRYDLAVLNPEYVKELVQHHVGGYLKIAPEHTEHGPLSKMMKPGIGTYDRFKQMFERFSKEAGKEQYLIPYFIAAHPGTTDYDMMNLAIWLKKNGFRADQVQTFYPSPMATATTMYYSGKNPLSKVARYTENVDIVKGEKRRRLHKAFLRYHDPNNWPLLREALKEMGRSDLIGNSKQHLIPTYQPQGTAEGEYKSARKKNSSVAGDSAKRGQSSRPKSHSGQKRPQKGQVLTQHTGLPPRETGEKRPFSGKPKSKVKAHR from the coding sequence ATGTCTACTGCCTATACCAAGCAAACTGCGCCAAAAGCGCTGTTTGATTACGACAAATATTGGGCGTCGTGTTTTGAACCTGCACCATTTTTACCGATGTCACGAGAAGAAATGGACTTACTCGGCTGGGATGCCTGTGACTTTATTTTAGTTTGTGGTGATGCTTATATTGATCATCCTTCATTTGTATCGGGCGTGATTGGTCGTGTGCTTGAGGCACAGGGTTTCCGTGTGGGGATCATTGCTCAACCTGATTGGACCAATGTTGAAAGTTTCCGTGTTTTAGGGAAACCGACTATTGCTTGGGGTGTAACCGCAGGCAATATGGATTCGATGATTAACCGTTATACGGCAGATCGTAAAATTCGTTCAGATGATGCTTATTCGCCAAATAATGAACCGAATAAACGTCCAGATCGTGCTGCCACGGTGTATTGTCAGCGTTGCCGTGAGGCTTTTCCTGATGTGCCAGTATTGCTCGGTGGGATTGAAGGTAGCCTACGTCGTATTGCTCATTATGATTATTGGTCAGATAAAGTTCGCCGCTCAATCTTGATGGATTCTAAAGCCGATTTATTAATGTATGGTAATGGTGAGCGTGCCATTATTGATGTGATGCACCGTTTAGCTAAGGGTGAAAAAATCCACGAAATTACCGATGTTCGTGGTACCGCATTTATTATTAATAAACACAATAAAGCATCGAAAGCACAATTCGTTGAAATCGCAAGTAATGACGTGGATAGCATTGGTCGTGTTGATCCAATTATCAATCCTTATGTCATGACTGAAGATATTGATGGCTGTGAAGTTGAAAAAGAAAAAGGCAACTCACTCGCACAATATCAAAACTTCCAAAAAGAAATTGTGACCAATCCAATCGTTCGTGAAGGTGATCAACTTGATCCAGATACGCAGATCGTACAGTTAAAACCTGCACCATCCAAAGCAATTAAACATAAATTACCGCCACGTGAACTCGCTGTGATTCGTTTGCCTTCTTTTGAAGAAGTAGCCAATGATCAAGTGCTTTATGCGCATGCCAACCGTATTTTGCATCTGGAAACCAATCCGGGAAATGCTCGTGCATTGGTACAACGTCATGGTGAACGTGATGTTTGGATTAATCCACCACCAATTCCGTTAACAACGGAAGAAATGGATTATGTCTTTGATTTACCTTATGCACGTTTACCACATCCAGCTTATGGCAATGCGCGTTTCCCTGCATTTGATATGATCAAATTCTCTGTGAATATCATGCGTGGTTGTTTTGGTGGTTGTACTTTCTGTTCGATCACTGAACATGAAGGTCGTATCATTCAAAACCGTTCAGAAGATTCTATCTTACGTGAAATTGAAAAGATTCGTGATACTGCGCCCAACTTCACTGGTATTATCTCCGACTTAGGTGGTCCAACAGCAAACATGTATCGTTTGCATTGTAACGACCCTGAAATCGAGAAGAACTGCCGTAAACCGTCTTGTGTTTATCCAGGTGTTTGTCAAAACTTACATACTGATCATGCGCCATTGGTTCAGCTTTATCGTAAAGCACGTGAAATCAAAGGTGTGAAGAAGATTTTGATCGGTTCAGGTCTTCGTTATGACCTTGCTGTGTTAAACCCTGAATATGTCAAAGAGTTGGTACAGCATCATGTTGGTGGTTATCTAAAAATTGCACCTGAGCATACCGAACATGGTCCATTATCCAAGATGATGAAACCAGGGATCGGAACTTACGACCGCTTCAAACAAATGTTCGAGCGTTTTAGTAAGGAAGCAGGGAAGGAGCAATATTTAATTCCTTACTTCATTGCTGCGCATCCGGGTACAACGGATTACGACATGATGAACTTGGCGATTTGGCTGAAAAAGAATGGTTTCCGTGCCGATCAGGTACAAACCTTCTATCCATCGCCAATGGCAACTGCGACCACCATGTATTATTCAGGCAAGAATCCATTGTCTAAAGTGGCGCGTTATACCGAAAATGTCGATATCGTGAAAGGTGAAAAACGTCGTCGTTTGCATAAAGCCTTCTTGCGTTACCATGATCCAAATAACTGGCCTTTATTACGTGAAGCATTGAAAGAAATGGGTCGTTCAGATTTAATTGGTAATTCGAAACAACATTTGATTCCAACCTATCAGCCACAAGGCACGGCTGAAGGTGAATATAAGTCTGCGCGTAAGAAAAACTCGAGTGTTGCTGGAGATTCTGCTAAACGTGGTCAATCATCTCGTCCAAAGTCTCATTCTGGTCAAAAACGTCCACAAAAAGGACAGGTGTTGACTCAGCACACTGGTTTGCCACCACGTGAAACTGGTGAGAAAAGACCTTTTTCGGGTAAACCAAAATCGAAAGTAAAAGCGCATCGTTAA
- the mdtD gene encoding multidrug transporter subunit MdtD yields MTTTTHQAVQPEFRLLVLLVSIGFFMQALDTTIVNTAIPVMAIQLNENPLQMHGVIVAYVLSVAAFIPLSGWLADRFGIRNTYLTAMVIFSLASLGCGLSQTLDQLLICRVIQGIGGALLMPVGRLALLKIIPRSQFLSAMSLMSLAGLIGPLMGPTLGGWLVEVATWHWIFLINIPMGVLGVIMALKVMPNQKEPTVKSFDLGGFILLMIAMVGLSLGIENIAAPQYSGWISITLLVIGSLATFGYAYHAHNHQNALFHGRLFRHKIFSIGILGNFFARLGSNAIPFILPLMLQVAFGFEPFITGLMMIPLVLGSLFSKPIIRPIIQRVGYRRFLLTNTVLVGLCIASFSLMTADTPLWLKVLHFFIFGTLNSLQFVGMNTLTLKDLPQHDASSGNSFLSMIMMLSMSIGVALAGTLINLFGQYYPTASVTNAFHAALIALGCINIITAMVFWQIPKEVAD; encoded by the coding sequence ATGACAACAACCACTCATCAAGCCGTACAGCCTGAATTTCGTTTATTGGTGCTATTGGTTTCTATCGGCTTTTTTATGCAGGCCTTGGATACCACGATTGTCAACACGGCGATTCCTGTGATGGCAATTCAGCTCAATGAAAATCCATTACAAATGCATGGGGTAATTGTTGCCTACGTCCTATCAGTTGCTGCTTTTATTCCATTAAGTGGATGGCTGGCAGACCGCTTTGGTATCCGCAATACTTATCTTACTGCTATGGTGATTTTTAGTCTGGCATCACTCGGTTGTGGTCTGTCTCAGACCTTAGATCAACTCTTAATTTGTCGTGTTATTCAAGGGATAGGTGGTGCATTATTGATGCCCGTTGGACGCTTGGCTTTACTTAAAATTATTCCACGTAGCCAATTTCTTTCAGCGATGAGCTTAATGAGTCTGGCTGGTCTCATAGGTCCTTTGATGGGGCCAACTTTGGGTGGATGGTTAGTCGAAGTTGCCACGTGGCACTGGATTTTCCTCATTAACATCCCCATGGGCGTACTTGGGGTAATCATGGCGCTTAAAGTCATGCCAAATCAAAAAGAACCAACCGTCAAATCCTTTGATCTCGGTGGATTTATCTTATTGATGATTGCTATGGTGGGTCTGTCTCTTGGGATTGAGAATATCGCTGCGCCACAATATTCTGGCTGGATCAGCATCACTCTACTGGTAATTGGATCTTTAGCAACGTTTGGCTATGCTTATCATGCACATAACCATCAGAATGCCTTGTTTCATGGACGATTGTTCCGCCATAAAATTTTTTCAATTGGCATTTTAGGCAATTTCTTTGCGCGTTTAGGTAGCAATGCAATTCCTTTTATTTTGCCATTGATGCTACAAGTCGCCTTTGGTTTTGAACCATTTATCACAGGTTTAATGATGATTCCTTTGGTGCTAGGATCATTATTCTCCAAACCGATTATTCGTCCAATTATTCAACGTGTCGGTTATCGTCGGTTTTTACTGACCAATACCGTATTAGTGGGTTTATGTATCGCCAGTTTTTCACTGATGACTGCAGACACACCATTGTGGCTAAAAGTGTTGCATTTCTTTATCTTTGGGACGTTGAACTCTTTACAATTTGTCGGCATGAATACGCTGACTTTAAAAGATTTACCGCAGCATGATGCTAGTAGTGGCAATAGTTTCTTGTCGATGATCATGATGCTATCGATGAGTATCGGGGTCGCTCTGGCAGGAACATTGATCAACCTCTTTGGTCAATATTATCCGACTGCCTCTGTGACAAATGCCTTCCATGCAGCCCTCATCGCATTAGGTTGTATTAACATTATCACTGCGATGGTATTTTGGCAGATTCCTAAAGAAGTTGCTGACTAA
- a CDS encoding LOG family protein → MNSVLIMTEKKTIISTPIKTTQPLIALYCGSRTGNKPIYRDTAIELAQHIANQSFGIVYGGASIGLMGQVADTVLEHGGEVVGVIPEFMLDYEIAHNQLTELHIVQSMHERKALMAERASAFIALPGGLGTFEEILEIATWGQLNQHQKPMIIYNVNRFYDALIAQLDHAVEEGFLPPQHRAKVIICENPEQISNVIKNLNAPTHIEV, encoded by the coding sequence ATGAATAGTGTTCTAATAATGACTGAAAAGAAAACGATTATATCTACTCCCATAAAGACAACCCAACCCCTCATCGCGTTGTATTGCGGTTCCCGCACTGGTAACAAACCTATTTATCGTGACACTGCGATTGAACTCGCTCAACATATTGCTAACCAGTCCTTCGGTATCGTTTATGGAGGAGCAAGTATTGGTCTTATGGGACAAGTTGCAGATACTGTACTTGAACATGGTGGGGAAGTTGTTGGCGTTATTCCTGAATTTATGCTCGATTATGAAATTGCACATAACCAACTGACTGAATTACATATTGTTCAAAGCATGCATGAACGTAAGGCTTTAATGGCTGAACGTGCTAGCGCGTTTATCGCCTTGCCCGGTGGCTTAGGCACCTTTGAGGAAATTTTAGAAATTGCTACGTGGGGACAATTAAACCAGCATCAAAAACCGATGATTATTTACAATGTAAATCGTTTTTATGATGCTTTAATTGCGCAGCTAGATCATGCTGTTGAAGAGGGCTTCTTACCACCACAGCATCGTGCGAAAGTTATTATCTGTGAAAATCCTGAACAAATTTCAAATGTTATCAAGAACCTCAATGCACCAACACACATTGAAGTTTAA
- a CDS encoding DUF2726 domain-containing protein, with protein sequence MYYFITIIGLLLITALALRRLHQNRRQDSPLKRRGILNIAEQITLMRLQAVLHRHTVLAHVSFDALLTTKFAHTRRKYQGLVADFVVLDQQLQVLAIIEIADESYVNRLHLKHYQDSLLELAGYRVLRYSSIPTEQELREDLLPDLFDPMVSSTSTFTAMPHTDRMMKYNVLAAKS encoded by the coding sequence ATGTATTATTTCATAACCATTATTGGTTTGCTGCTCATTACAGCACTTGCACTTCGACGTTTACATCAAAATCGGCGTCAAGACAGTCCATTAAAGCGACGCGGTATATTAAATATTGCTGAACAAATTACTTTGATGCGTTTGCAGGCAGTGTTGCATCGTCATACTGTGCTTGCACATGTTTCTTTTGATGCATTGTTGACGACTAAATTTGCACATACACGACGCAAATATCAGGGCTTAGTTGCTGATTTTGTAGTATTGGATCAACAACTACAAGTTTTGGCAATTATTGAGATTGCAGACGAATCTTATGTGAATCGTCTGCATTTAAAACATTATCAAGATAGCTTGTTAGAGTTGGCTGGATATCGCGTATTGCGTTATAGCAGTATTCCAACTGAGCAAGAGTTGCGAGAAGATTTGTTACCTGATTTATTTGATCCAATGGTTTCATCGACTAGCACATTTACTGCCATGCCTCATACCGATCGGATGATGAAATATAATGTGCTTGCGGCAAAATCTTAA
- the cysK gene encoding cysteine synthase A, giving the protein MSTDQQFPTPANLGIAVYSNNAEAIGNTPLVRINRAIQTGATVLAKIESRNPAFSVKCRIGAALIADAEKRGVLKAGMHIVEPTSGNTGIALAFVAAAKGYPITLTMPSSMSLERRKVLKALGANLVLTDPAKGMKGAVDEAVRLATENPQQYFLPQQFENPANPQIHVDTTGPEIWQATNGQVDILVAGVGTGGTITGISRYFEQVQNKPLYSVAVEPAESPIITQTRNGESISPAPHKIQGIGANFIPKNLDLDLVDEVVPVNSADAIEWARKCATQEGILVGISSGAALAAAAKIAERPENAGKTIVVILPDSGERYLSSVLFEGMFEEA; this is encoded by the coding sequence ATGTCTACTGATCAACAATTTCCGACACCAGCCAATCTTGGTATTGCAGTGTATTCAAATAATGCCGAAGCAATTGGTAACACGCCTTTAGTGCGTATTAATCGTGCTATTCAAACAGGTGCAACGGTACTGGCAAAAATTGAAAGTCGTAATCCTGCATTTTCAGTAAAGTGTCGTATTGGTGCGGCATTGATTGCTGATGCAGAGAAACGTGGCGTACTTAAAGCTGGTATGCATATTGTTGAGCCAACCAGTGGTAATACAGGGATTGCGTTAGCATTCGTTGCGGCAGCAAAAGGTTATCCGATTACTTTGACCATGCCATCAAGTATGAGTTTGGAGCGTAGAAAAGTTTTGAAGGCGTTGGGCGCAAATCTCGTTTTGACTGATCCTGCGAAAGGTATGAAGGGTGCGGTAGATGAAGCAGTACGTTTAGCCACTGAAAATCCTCAGCAATATTTTTTACCACAACAATTTGAAAATCCGGCTAATCCTCAAATTCATGTGGATACCACGGGTCCTGAGATTTGGCAGGCAACCAATGGCCAAGTTGATATCTTAGTAGCTGGCGTGGGAACGGGTGGAACGATTACAGGAATTTCCCGCTATTTTGAGCAAGTTCAGAACAAGCCATTATATTCAGTCGCAGTTGAGCCTGCTGAATCTCCAATTATTACCCAGACTCGGAATGGTGAGAGTATCAGCCCTGCACCACATAAGATTCAAGGGATCGGTGCAAATTTTATTCCTAAAAATTTAGATTTAGATTTGGTCGATGAAGTTGTACCTGTAAATAGTGCCGATGCAATTGAGTGGGCAAGAAAATGTGCAACTCAGGAAGGGATTTTGGTGGGTATTTCAAGTGGTGCAGCATTAGCTGCAGCGGCAAAAATTGCTGAACGTCCTGAAAATGCAGGAAAAACTATTGTGGTGATCTTACCTGATAGTGGCGAGCGCTATTTATCTTCAGTCTTGTTCGAAGGAATGTTTGAAGAAGCTTAG
- a CDS encoding MFS transporter produces MSKPEALPTHIEYGSKSFTAILWSLFFAGFASFSSLYCVQPMMPIFAKFFQVSPTHSSFPLSFSTVALAIGLLFTGFISDRFGRKPIMVFALFLVSLLLLISASFPIWEVFLTTRIFIGLAVSGVAAVAMTYIGEEIAQQDIGFAMGLYISGTAIGGMGGRLIAGVLVDFISWQSATYIIGFLNLVIACLFYLLLPKSQHFQPYPFRFSRFKAAFEQNLKDPKLRILFAQGFILMGCLVTVFNYISYHLLEAPFHLSQTWIGVISIAYLAGIYSSPKAAQWGFKYGRDKVLPCLLLSMILGLFITLIPSLWAVLLGLTIFTFSFFAAHSTASSWVSVQAVQYRAVASSLYLFCYYVGSSLLGSSGGLIWENFGWVGINLSVGMVLVLGLVLAVHLMLKEKN; encoded by the coding sequence ATGTCTAAGCCTGAAGCACTGCCTACTCATATTGAGTATGGGTCTAAATCATTTACTGCAATTCTATGGTCGTTGTTCTTTGCAGGTTTTGCCTCATTTTCATCTTTGTACTGCGTACAACCGATGATGCCGATTTTTGCAAAATTCTTTCAGGTTTCACCTACACATAGTAGTTTCCCACTTTCTTTTTCCACCGTGGCTTTAGCCATAGGTTTATTGTTTACGGGTTTTATCTCTGATCGCTTTGGGCGAAAACCCATTATGGTTTTTGCTTTGTTTTTGGTTTCTCTTCTCTTGCTCATCAGTGCCTCATTTCCGATTTGGGAAGTCTTTTTGACTACCCGTATTTTTATTGGTTTGGCGGTGAGTGGCGTTGCTGCGGTTGCGATGACGTATATCGGGGAAGAGATTGCCCAGCAAGATATTGGTTTTGCTATGGGATTGTATATCTCCGGCACCGCCATTGGTGGGATGGGTGGGCGTTTGATCGCGGGTGTTTTAGTTGACTTTATTTCTTGGCAATCGGCTACTTATATCATTGGATTTTTGAATCTGGTCATCGCTTGTTTATTTTATTTGCTATTACCAAAGTCTCAACATTTTCAACCTTATCCATTTCGATTTTCCCGTTTTAAAGCTGCATTTGAACAGAACCTTAAAGATCCAAAATTACGGATTTTATTTGCTCAAGGTTTTATCTTAATGGGCTGTTTAGTGACGGTATTTAATTACATTAGCTATCATTTATTAGAAGCGCCATTTCATTTATCACAAACATGGATTGGTGTGATCTCAATTGCTTATCTAGCAGGTATTTATAGTTCACCTAAAGCGGCACAATGGGGCTTTAAATATGGACGTGATAAGGTGTTGCCTTGCTTGTTATTGAGTATGATACTGGGATTATTCATCACGCTTATTCCATCGCTATGGGCGGTTTTACTCGGTTTAACGATTTTTACTTTTTCCTTTTTCGCAGCACATTCAACAGCCAGCAGTTGGGTTTCTGTGCAAGCGGTGCAATATCGTGCGGTGGCCTCGTCCTTGTATTTATTCTGCTATTACGTTGGTTCAAGTTTGCTTGGTAGCAGTGGTGGTTTGATTTGGGAAAATTTTGGCTGGGTTGGGATTAATCTGAGTGTAGGGATGGTGTTGGTGCTTGGTCTGGTTTTGGCAGTACATTTAATGCTTAAAGAAAAAAATTAA
- a CDS encoding RidA family protein, producing MSVQRLHVTSRFCEVAISGNLVHLAGQLADDTSVDVSAQTQQTLDNIDRLLAEAGTDKTHILSVLIFLKDIEKDYAAMNAVWDAWIAEGHPPARTCVESKLYAPDVLVEMTVTAVRPDAH from the coding sequence ATGTCTGTGCAACGATTGCATGTTACATCACGTTTTTGCGAAGTCGCAATTTCAGGAAATCTCGTTCATTTAGCTGGCCAACTGGCAGATGATACCAGCGTTGATGTGAGCGCACAGACTCAACAAACCTTAGACAATATTGATCGGTTACTGGCAGAAGCAGGCACAGATAAAACTCATATCTTGTCTGTATTGATTTTCTTGAAAGACATTGAAAAAGACTATGCAGCAATGAATGCGGTGTGGGACGCATGGATTGCTGAGGGACATCCCCCAGCACGTACCTGTGTTGAATCTAAACTCTATGCACCTGATGTTTTAGTCGAAATGACTGTAACAGCTGTACGACCTGATGCCCATTAA